One region of Streptomyces capillispiralis genomic DNA includes:
- a CDS encoding AraC family transcriptional regulator: protein MTRIRHAPTAPTRTQRLAPGSAIDAHRHDDHQIVYAGRGVLTATTSAGSWVAPGTRAIWVPAGVVHAHQAHGELELHLVGLPATDNPLGLDAPTVLAVGPLLRELIIAYTQTPDDDSPERTRLRAVLLDQLRASLQEPLHLPTPTTPLLRALCEILLADPADPRTLAELGREVGASDRTLSRLFRSDLGMTFPQWRTQLRLQRALILLAEKEQVTVVAHRCGWSSASAFIDVFRRAFGHTPGAHPTD from the coding sequence ATGACGCGAATCCGCCATGCGCCGACCGCTCCGACGCGGACCCAGCGGTTGGCACCCGGCAGCGCGATCGACGCCCACCGGCACGACGACCACCAGATCGTCTATGCCGGCCGGGGAGTACTGACCGCCACGACCAGCGCGGGCTCCTGGGTCGCCCCGGGCACCCGCGCCATCTGGGTGCCTGCCGGCGTCGTCCATGCCCACCAGGCCCACGGGGAACTCGAACTGCATCTGGTGGGGCTGCCGGCGACCGACAATCCCCTCGGTCTTGACGCACCGACCGTGCTGGCCGTCGGCCCACTGCTGCGTGAACTGATCATCGCCTACACCCAGACACCCGACGACGACAGCCCGGAACGGACCCGGTTGCGCGCGGTACTCCTCGACCAGCTGCGGGCCTCCCTCCAGGAGCCGCTGCACCTGCCCACGCCGACCACTCCCCTACTGCGCGCCCTGTGCGAGATCCTGCTGGCCGATCCGGCCGACCCCCGCACTCTTGCCGAGCTGGGCCGCGAGGTCGGCGCGAGTGATCGCACTCTGTCCCGGCTGTTCCGCAGCGACCTTGGCATGACCTTCCCCCAGTGGCGCACCCAGCTGCGGCTGCAACGCGCGCTGATCCTTCTGGCCGAGAAGGAACAGGTGACCGTGGTGGCACACCGGTGTGGCTGGTCATCGGCCAGCGCGTTCATCG